A stretch of Desulfobacter hydrogenophilus DNA encodes these proteins:
- a CDS encoding MFS transporter, whose product MNPGRQSVARGGAAASPPPLDISQNGLGVAFPIMAAVFLFFTVVGAALPVLPLQVHNILGFGPFVVGIVAGCQFVAALVSRLWAGRLADSKGAKYAVRLGLWISIAGGLCYIASLFFVDTSNVSVGFLLVGRTLLGGAESLVITGSILWAIQLVDTRRSAKMIAWVGMAMFAALAVGAPAGSFVFETWSFSGIAVASSIIPFVGLLMVAPIHCAKPETSLEQSGFGSVFSAVFWPGVGFALSGITFGSVTTFLTLLFSVNHWNHGALAFAVFACMLIVTRIFFGHLPDRFGGVTVSLYCLVFQAAGLIMIGTTAHGPVAMVGAAVAGAGFALVFPGLGIEALRRAPVEHRGLAMGCLPFSMSPWDSAAPGWDFWPENSGLNPFF is encoded by the coding sequence ATGAATCCCGGCAGACAATCGGTCGCCCGAGGCGGTGCGGCTGCATCACCCCCCCCATTGGATATTTCCCAAAACGGCCTGGGGGTGGCATTCCCCATCATGGCCGCAGTGTTTTTGTTTTTTACAGTGGTTGGTGCTGCCCTGCCGGTGCTGCCCCTGCAGGTCCACAACATTCTGGGGTTCGGCCCCTTTGTTGTTGGGATTGTGGCCGGATGCCAGTTTGTGGCGGCCCTGGTGTCCCGGCTGTGGGCCGGGCGTTTGGCCGATTCAAAGGGGGCCAAGTACGCGGTAAGGTTGGGGCTTTGGATATCCATCGCCGGCGGACTGTGCTACATCGCATCCCTTTTCTTTGTGGATACGTCCAATGTGTCCGTGGGCTTTCTGCTGGTGGGGAGGACCCTGCTGGGCGGCGCCGAAAGCCTTGTCATAACAGGTTCCATATTATGGGCCATTCAACTGGTGGACACGCGTCGATCCGCCAAGATGATCGCATGGGTGGGCATGGCCATGTTTGCAGCCCTGGCCGTGGGAGCACCGGCCGGAAGTTTTGTGTTTGAAACCTGGTCTTTTTCGGGAATAGCTGTGGCATCCTCAATCATACCGTTTGTGGGCCTGCTCATGGTTGCACCGATTCATTGTGCAAAACCTGAGACGAGCTTGGAACAATCCGGCTTTGGCTCCGTGTTCAGTGCAGTGTTTTGGCCAGGCGTCGGGTTTGCGCTCAGCGGCATCACCTTTGGCTCCGTGACAACCTTTTTAACTCTTTTGTTTTCGGTGAATCACTGGAATCACGGCGCATTGGCGTTTGCGGTGTTTGCGTGCATGCTCATCGTGACCCGGATTTTTTTCGGGCACCTCCCGGATAGATTCGGCGGAGTAACGGTCTCACTTTATTGCCTTGTTTTCCAGGCAGCAGGTCTTATCATGATAGGCACGACCGCCCATGGCCCGGTGGCCATGGTAGGGGCGGCTGTTGCCGGTGCGGGATTTGCCCTGGTGTTTCCCGGATTGGGCATTGAGGCGCTGAGACGCGCCCCTGTTGAGCACAGGGGACTTGCTATGGGGTGTTTGCCTTTCTCGATGTCACCCTGGGATTCGGCAGCCCCGGGCTGGGATTTCTGGCCGGAAAATTCGGGCTTGAATCCGTTTTTTTAG
- a CDS encoding cyclophilin-like fold protein, whose translation MTPIILTAAGTTIPAGLNDSKASRELIARLPCTVELHRYEHDYCGVMDTPLPYNKEDLKNGWKNGEIAFAVDGGYFAVLYKDEEISSEFGNLVTLGKISTDPSVMETLPAGISLKIELK comes from the coding sequence ATGACACCGATTATTTTAACAGCCGCCGGCACAACCATCCCGGCGGGATTAAACGACAGCAAGGCCTCCAGGGAACTGATTGCCCGGTTGCCCTGCACGGTTGAGCTTCACAGATATGAGCATGACTATTGCGGGGTGATGGATACGCCTCTTCCATACAATAAGGAAGATTTGAAGAACGGCTGGAAAAACGGAGAGATCGCTTTTGCGGTTGACGGCGGCTATTTTGCCGTCCTTTACAAGGACGAGGAGATATCCTCCGAGTTTGGAAACCTTGTGACGTTAGGCAAGATCAGCACAGACCCGTCAGTCATGGAGACGCTCCCTGCCGGGATATCGCTCAAAATTGAATTAAAATAA
- a CDS encoding molybdopterin-dependent oxidoreductase has protein sequence MHIEDGKIVKVTGDPGHPVTRGVICQRGRLMPDHVHHPKRLNYPLKRKGEKGGAQWQRLTWEQALDEVAEKLSRLKEHSGK, from the coding sequence ATGCACATTGAAGACGGCAAAATCGTTAAAGTAACGGGAGATCCCGGACATCCGGTCACCCGGGGTGTTATCTGCCAAAGAGGACGGCTGATGCCGGATCATGTCCACCACCCCAAGCGCCTGAACTATCCCTTGAAACGCAAGGGTGAAAAAGGCGGGGCGCAATGGCAGCGGCTGACCTGGGAACAGGCCCTGGATGAGGTAGCCGAAAAACTGTCCCGGCTCAAAGAGCATTCCGGAAAGTGA
- a CDS encoding efflux transporter outer membrane subunit, translated as MIRKILVVIGVFVFLGGCSLAPKYQQPRTPISDTWPQGEAYGDTQSVSGIPAAQELNWQDFFTDQKLKKIIETALDNNRDLRIAALNVEKARAQYGVRRAELFPALDASGAGSKQGQSKDLIDPGEPGTVEQYSADLGIVSWEMDFFGRIRSLKDQALEEYMATAQARRSAQIALISEVSRTYLTFAADRERLNLTRFTFKNQRDSYNLILANYQTGLATRIDLRRAQTQADAARRDVQRYIQLAAQDLNALNLLAGTQVPEAMLPNDLSSVPPVNGICAGLSSQTLLNRPDIVAAEHRLKGAYAFIGAARAAFFPRISLTASMGTASDELSGLFGSGSDTWNFAPGISMPIFDTRVWAALRVSKADRKIILAEYEKAIQTAFRETADALAVRGTIDRQVAAQESIVDAATETYSLSNERYNLGIDGYLSVLDAHRFLYAEQQSLISLQLAKMANQITLYTVLGGGDGLRLQPQ; from the coding sequence ATGATAAGAAAAATACTGGTTGTTATAGGTGTCTTTGTTTTCCTGGGTGGCTGTTCCCTGGCACCCAAATACCAACAGCCCCGGACACCAATTTCCGATACCTGGCCCCAGGGCGAAGCCTACGGGGACACCCAGTCCGTATCCGGAATACCGGCAGCCCAGGAGTTGAACTGGCAAGACTTTTTTACCGACCAGAAGCTCAAAAAGATTATTGAAACGGCCTTGGACAATAACCGTGATCTGAGGATCGCCGCCTTAAATGTGGAAAAGGCGCGTGCGCAGTACGGTGTCCGGCGGGCTGAACTGTTTCCTGCGCTTGATGCCTCCGGCGCCGGGAGCAAACAAGGCCAGTCAAAGGACCTTATCGATCCGGGGGAACCCGGGACGGTGGAGCAGTATAGTGCCGATCTGGGAATTGTCTCCTGGGAGATGGATTTCTTCGGACGGATACGGAGTCTGAAAGATCAGGCTCTGGAGGAATATATGGCCACAGCGCAGGCCCGCCGCAGCGCACAGATCGCACTGATATCCGAGGTTTCCAGAACCTATCTGACATTTGCGGCGGACAGGGAGCGTCTTAATCTGACCCGGTTTACGTTTAAGAACCAGCGGGATTCTTATAATCTTATCCTGGCAAACTATCAGACAGGGCTGGCGACCAGGATTGACCTGCGCCGTGCACAGACCCAGGCAGATGCCGCGCGAAGGGATGTGCAGCGTTATATCCAACTTGCGGCACAGGACCTGAATGCATTAAACCTTCTGGCCGGTACGCAAGTGCCCGAAGCCATGTTGCCCAACGACCTCAGCAGTGTACCGCCTGTTAACGGAATCTGCGCCGGCCTGTCCTCCCAAACGCTTTTGAACCGGCCGGATATTGTTGCCGCCGAACACCGGCTCAAAGGGGCGTATGCGTTTATCGGCGCAGCACGGGCGGCCTTTTTCCCCCGTATTTCCCTGACAGCTTCTATGGGAACGGCAAGTGATGAACTCTCCGGGCTGTTCGGTTCCGGATCAGATACCTGGAATTTTGCACCCGGGATCTCCATGCCGATTTTCGATACCCGTGTATGGGCAGCCCTCCGGGTCAGTAAAGCAGACCGGAAAATCATCCTGGCCGAATATGAGAAAGCCATCCAGACAGCCTTCAGGGAGACAGCCGACGCACTTGCCGTTCGGGGGACCATAGACCGGCAGGTGGCGGCACAGGAATCCATCGTTGACGCGGCAACCGAGACCTACAGCCTCTCGAATGAACGCTACAATCTGGGGATAGACGGTTATCTCAGCGTGCTTGATGCGCATAGGTTTCTCTACGCAGAGCAGCAGAGCCTGATATCACTTCAATTGGCAAAGATGGCAAATCAGATAACTCTTTACACTGTATTAGGCGGAGGTGACGGCCTACGTCTTCAGCCTCAATAG
- a CDS encoding cupin domain-containing protein: MKASNENNKTQTPFTGESIFPIGDKNEAYARYFTGTSYLNMLSLERVVIGNVTFEPGCRNFWHIHHKGGQVLLVTAGRGWYQEAGKPARELRAGDVVNIPPETKHWHGAAKDSWFAHVAVEVPAEGASNEWLEPVSDEEYDKL; the protein is encoded by the coding sequence ATGAAAGCATCAAACGAAAACAATAAAACACAAACCCCTTTTACCGGAGAAAGCATTTTCCCTATAGGAGACAAAAACGAGGCCTATGCCCGCTATTTCACAGGAACCAGTTATCTTAACATGCTTTCCCTGGAACGTGTTGTCATCGGCAACGTCACCTTTGAGCCGGGCTGCCGCAACTTTTGGCATATTCACCACAAGGGGGGCCAGGTCCTTCTGGTAACTGCCGGGCGCGGCTGGTACCAGGAGGCGGGAAAACCGGCCAGAGAACTGCGCGCTGGAGATGTGGTCAATATCCCGCCTGAAACCAAGCACTGGCATGGTGCTGCCAAGGACAGCTGGTTCGCCCACGTGGCCGTGGAAGTCCCGGCGGAAGGCGCCTCCAATGAATGGCTGGAACCGGTTTCAGACGAAGAATACGACAAACTGTAA
- a CDS encoding MBL fold metallo-hydrolase → MISLIYISAMTVCLGLAACAVVNQERFGKLPTGDRLGRIQQSPHYRDGKFRNLVPTPKFSTDDGMMSVIWSGIFDRAERLTPDRSVPTVKTDLKALSARSPQKDTVVWMGHSSWYIQAAGKQILIDPIFSKSAAPFSFLNKAFDGTNIYTADDMPRIDCLLISHDHWDHLDYPTIMALRSKVKQVICPLGIGAYFQHWGYPKENIREGDWHDKITLGGDVVVHVLPARHYSGRLFKENKTLWAGFAVETHEHRIFFSGDSGYGSHFSQIGKAFDGFDLVMLDCGQYDPRWAYIHMTPKEAVQAARDLGAKAFIPAHVGRFTIANHSWDEPFKLLAEDSDDYPFRLLTPKIGGPVILDAEPSQQFSCWWEATGKCPEAEQSEGDL, encoded by the coding sequence TTGATTTCATTGATATATATTTCGGCAATGACGGTCTGCCTGGGACTGGCGGCCTGTGCGGTTGTCAACCAGGAGAGGTTCGGCAAACTTCCCACAGGAGACCGCCTTGGCCGGATTCAACAATCGCCCCATTACAGGGATGGAAAATTCCGGAATCTGGTTCCAACACCAAAGTTCTCAACAGATGACGGCATGATGTCCGTGATATGGAGCGGGATATTTGACAGGGCGGAACGGCTGACGCCCGATAGGTCCGTACCAACGGTAAAAACGGACTTGAAAGCGTTGTCGGCACGATCTCCCCAAAAAGATACGGTGGTATGGATGGGGCACTCCTCCTGGTATATCCAGGCGGCCGGCAAACAAATTTTAATCGACCCCATCTTCAGCAAATCGGCGGCGCCCTTCTCCTTTTTGAATAAGGCATTTGACGGCACCAACATATACACTGCCGACGATATGCCCCGGATCGACTGTTTGCTGATTTCCCATGATCACTGGGATCATCTGGACTATCCGACAATTATGGCCCTTCGGTCAAAAGTCAAACAGGTGATCTGCCCGCTGGGCATCGGGGCCTATTTCCAACACTGGGGGTATCCCAAAGAAAACATCCGGGAAGGGGACTGGCATGACAAGATCACCCTGGGAGGAGACGTTGTTGTTCATGTGCTGCCGGCCCGGCATTATTCGGGCAGACTGTTCAAGGAGAACAAAACACTCTGGGCGGGATTCGCAGTTGAAACCCATGAACATCGAATTTTCTTCAGTGGAGACAGCGGATACGGATCACATTTTTCACAGATCGGAAAAGCATTTGACGGGTTTGACCTGGTGATGCTGGATTGCGGACAGTATGATCCCCGCTGGGCCTATATCCACATGACGCCCAAAGAGGCGGTACAGGCTGCCCGGGACCTTGGGGCCAAAGCGTTCATCCCCGCCCATGTCGGCCGCTTCACCATTGCCAACCATTCATGGGATGAGCCATTTAAGCTGTTGGCAGAAGACAGTGATGACTATCCATTCCGGCTTTTGACTCCGAAAATCGGAGGGCCGGTGATCTTGGATGCAGAGCCATCTCAACAATTTTCATGCTGGTGGGAGGCAACCGGCAAATGCCCGGAGGCCGAACAATCTGAAGGAGACCTATGA
- a CDS encoding cyclophilin-like fold protein: protein MNRILAVLFLGISMAASTTCRAQTLPLSDMQIKITSRGHTATFHLYETTGAKQFYDQLPLELDLTNFRDAQWMFYPPEKLSVTEQEAYHEGKKGELSYYAPWGDVFMLYKDYYAGDQMHRLGINVTGIQEIKKCQAR from the coding sequence ATGAATCGAATTTTAGCTGTTTTGTTTTTAGGTATTAGCATGGCGGCATCCACGACTTGTAGGGCACAAACGCTACCCCTGTCGGATATGCAGATAAAAATCACATCCAGGGGGCATACGGCAACATTCCATTTGTATGAAACCACCGGAGCAAAACAATTTTATGACCAGCTGCCTCTTGAATTGGATTTGACCAATTTTCGCGATGCTCAGTGGATGTTCTATCCGCCCGAAAAATTATCCGTGACTGAGCAGGAAGCTTACCATGAAGGAAAAAAAGGAGAGTTGAGCTACTATGCCCCATGGGGGGATGTGTTCATGCTCTACAAGGATTATTATGCAGGCGACCAGATGCATCGCCTGGGTATCAATGTAACCGGAATTCAGGAGATAAAAAAATGTCAGGCAAGGTAA
- a CDS encoding cupin domain-containing protein, with amino-acid sequence MYFLLRFRKNTGKRRDATDGLWGDTRKAFKGPQELFTGEVQLALLFPPNGTARYSGAQCTFQPGVRTAWHIHPAGQYMVVTSGLGRTGTRDGKILEIKAGDVIWCPPDTEHWHGASPDAPMALLVISGVFECKNVIYKEKVTNEQYLGK; translated from the coding sequence ATGTATTTTTTGCTGCGATTCCGGAAAAACACCGGCAAACGGCGTGATGCAACAGACGGTCTTTGGGGGGATACCCGGAAAGCCTTTAAAGGACCACAGGAATTATTTACCGGAGAAGTTCAGTTAGCTTTACTGTTCCCCCCCAATGGGACGGCCCGGTATTCAGGAGCTCAGTGCACATTCCAGCCCGGCGTAAGAACGGCCTGGCACATTCACCCTGCAGGACAATACATGGTTGTGACTTCAGGTCTCGGACGCACCGGAACCCGGGATGGTAAAATTTTAGAAATCAAGGCGGGCGACGTAATCTGGTGCCCGCCTGACACCGAACACTGGCATGGCGCCTCTCCGGATGCCCCCATGGCACTCCTGGTCATCTCCGGTGTATTTGAGTGCAAAAATGTCATCTATAAAGAAAAAGTCACCAACGAACAATATTTGGGAAAATAA
- a CDS encoding alpha/beta hydrolase → MWDKIFPKSDKVIVERVSYRNRFGISVSADLYLPCNIDLSKKYPALVVGTPYGGVKEQGAGLYAQTMAERGFVAIAFDESYNGTSGGEPRRTSSPEIFTEDFSAGVDFLGTRPYVDRDRIGAIGICGSGGFSLKAAQVDQRIKAVATASMYDMSRVTRNGWMDGMTDDERRQALVVLGEQRWKDFENGLPEIPAGFPSTPQQTIPQELDPITSEFFEFYAMKRGHHPNAPAAFTLTSGMAFMNFPLLNYIETISPRPVLFIIGENAHSRYFSEDTYEQAAEPKELYIVPGARHIDLYDRTDMIPFDKLTDFFTKTLG, encoded by the coding sequence ATGTGGGATAAAATTTTTCCAAAAAGCGACAAGGTAATTGTAGAAAGAGTTTCATACCGGAACAGGTTTGGTATCAGCGTATCTGCCGACCTCTATCTGCCCTGCAATATTGATCTTTCAAAAAAATATCCGGCACTGGTTGTGGGAACCCCCTACGGCGGCGTCAAGGAGCAGGGTGCAGGACTCTATGCCCAAACCATGGCGGAAAGGGGATTTGTAGCCATTGCATTTGATGAATCCTATAACGGCACCAGCGGCGGTGAACCCCGGCGCACCTCGTCTCCTGAAATTTTCACTGAAGATTTCAGCGCGGGCGTGGATTTCCTTGGCACCCGGCCCTATGTGGACCGGGACAGAATCGGGGCCATCGGTATCTGCGGTAGCGGCGGTTTTTCACTCAAGGCCGCCCAGGTGGATCAACGCATTAAAGCTGTTGCAACGGCAAGCATGTATGACATGAGCCGGGTCACCCGCAACGGCTGGATGGACGGCATGACCGATGATGAACGCCGCCAGGCGCTGGTTGTACTTGGCGAACAGCGTTGGAAAGATTTTGAAAACGGGCTGCCTGAAATTCCGGCAGGATTCCCAAGCACGCCCCAGCAGACAATTCCCCAAGAGCTGGACCCCATTACAAGTGAGTTTTTTGAATTCTATGCCATGAAACGGGGGCATCACCCCAATGCACCGGCCGCCTTTACCTTAACCAGCGGCATGGCCTTTATGAACTTTCCCTTGCTCAACTACATTGAGACAATTTCACCTCGGCCCGTTTTGTTCATTATCGGAGAAAATGCCCATTCCAGGTATTTTTCCGAGGATACCTACGAGCAGGCAGCAGAACCCAAGGAACTGTATATCGTTCCCGGTGCAAGACACATTGATCTGTACGACCGCACCGATATGATTCCCTTTGATAAACTGACAGACTTTTTTACCAAAACGCTGGGATAG
- a CDS encoding alpha/beta hydrolase, producing MKQQMPRYFHTLMAVIVSLLSAAGISAAADAGWDKTFAKSDKVIHEKVSYPNRYGLTISADLYRPENMNQSRKYAAILVGTPYGGVKEQGAGIYAQTMAERGFVAMAFDESYNGESSGEPRHLSSPDIFVEDFSAGVDFLGTRPFVDRKRIGVIGICGSGAFALTAAQVDHRIKAVATASMYDMSRVIRKGWKDTMSDEQRNKTLDQLAEQRWKDFENSTPLLPQGFPEKAADSIPEGLDPISSEFWEYYAMPRGHHPRSHGPFTQTSNLAFMNFSLLNYIDTISPRPILFIIGEKAHSRYFAEDAYKLAADPKELVIVPGARHIDLYDRTDMIPFDKLTTFFNKNL from the coding sequence ATGAAACAGCAAATGCCCCGTTATTTTCATACGCTTATGGCAGTTATTGTCTCTCTTTTATCCGCTGCCGGTATTTCGGCTGCAGCAGACGCCGGCTGGGACAAGACCTTTGCCAAAAGCGACAAAGTTATTCACGAAAAAGTGTCCTATCCCAACAGATACGGTTTAACCATATCCGCAGACCTGTACCGGCCTGAAAACATGAATCAATCCAGAAAATATGCCGCCATTCTCGTGGGCACCCCCTACGGCGGGGTGAAAGAACAGGGCGCCGGGATCTACGCCCAGACCATGGCCGAGAGGGGTTTTGTCGCCATGGCCTTTGACGAATCATATAACGGGGAAAGTAGCGGCGAACCCAGACACCTCTCTTCCCCCGACATTTTTGTTGAAGACTTCAGTGCCGGCGTAGATTTTCTGGGGACAAGACCCTTTGTAGACAGAAAACGGATCGGTGTGATCGGCATCTGCGGCAGCGGCGCATTTGCATTGACCGCGGCACAGGTGGACCACCGCATCAAGGCGGTTGCCACAGCCAGTATGTACGATATGAGCCGGGTCATCCGCAAGGGCTGGAAAGATACCATGTCCGATGAGCAGCGCAACAAAACCCTTGACCAGCTTGCTGAACAGCGCTGGAAGGATTTTGAGAACAGCACCCCTCTGCTGCCCCAGGGATTCCCCGAAAAAGCGGCGGATTCCATCCCCGAAGGGCTGGACCCCATTTCAAGTGAATTCTGGGAATACTACGCCATGCCCCGTGGGCACCATCCCAGGTCCCATGGCCCCTTCACCCAGACCAGCAACCTGGCGTTTATGAATTTTTCTCTGCTGAATTACATTGACACCATCTCCCCAAGACCGATTCTGTTCATCATAGGTGAGAAGGCCCACTCAAGGTATTTCGCCGAGGATGCATATAAGTTGGCTGCCGACCCCAAAGAACTGGTGATTGTTCCCGGTGCAAGACATATTGATCTGTACGACAGAACCGACATGATCCCCTTTGATAAACTCACCACCTTTTTTAATAAAAATCTGTAA
- a CDS encoding cyclophilin-like fold protein, with protein MSGKVTIEKNKTNKSQDQGAIRLNVTGNGKITVFELNGNAAAKDLYAQLPLSIKVENYSNNEKIFYPPQKLNINATPKADAKAGTLAYYAPWGDVVMFYGNFGSAPGLYELGHAVSGQEYIKDMSGTIQLEK; from the coding sequence ATGTCAGGCAAGGTAACAATTGAAAAAAACAAAACAAATAAATCCCAGGATCAGGGAGCCATACGCTTAAATGTTACGGGAAACGGCAAAATAACCGTATTTGAATTGAACGGCAATGCTGCAGCCAAAGATCTATATGCCCAGCTGCCCTTAAGTATCAAAGTGGAAAACTACAGCAACAATGAAAAGATTTTCTACCCGCCCCAAAAACTGAATATCAACGCCACGCCCAAGGCCGATGCCAAAGCAGGAACCCTTGCCTATTATGCGCCCTGGGGAGACGTGGTGATGTTTTACGGAAACTTCGGTTCCGCCCCGGGATTGTACGAACTGGGACATGCCGTATCCGGACAGGAATATATTAAGGATATGTCGGGCACCATACAACTTGAGAAATGA
- a CDS encoding carboxymuconolactone decarboxylase family protein, whose amino-acid sequence MTTTKLSTKQCTIIPIAAFTAGGNLDKLKASLNAGLDAGLTVNEIKEILVQMYAYAGFPRSLNGLGTFMAVMEARKGKGIKDETGKEAAPLPTDKSSLEFGTENQTRLVGQPVTGTLFDFAPAIDQYLKAHLFGDIFQRDVLNWSERELATIAALANIKGVNSQLQAHFAISLNNNITPEQLYDFVSVLDLVCGSEVATNAKESLEQVLNTNGK is encoded by the coding sequence ATGACAACAACAAAACTCAGCACAAAACAATGTACGATCATACCCATTGCCGCTTTTACCGCCGGCGGGAATCTCGACAAATTAAAAGCAAGCCTGAACGCGGGACTTGATGCCGGACTGACCGTGAACGAAATCAAGGAAATCCTCGTTCAGATGTATGCCTACGCAGGCTTTCCCAGAAGCTTGAACGGTCTCGGCACGTTTATGGCTGTCATGGAAGCGCGCAAGGGCAAAGGCATCAAAGACGAAACAGGCAAAGAAGCAGCCCCCCTGCCGACCGACAAAAGCAGCCTTGAATTCGGCACGGAAAATCAAACCCGGTTGGTCGGCCAACCTGTCACAGGCACTCTGTTCGACTTTGCACCGGCCATTGACCAGTACCTGAAAGCCCATCTTTTCGGGGATATTTTTCAAAGGGACGTGCTCAACTGGAGCGAACGGGAACTTGCAACCATTGCCGCACTGGCAAACATCAAGGGCGTCAACAGCCAGCTTCAGGCACATTTCGCCATAAGCCTGAACAACAACATTACCCCGGAGCAGCTTTATGACTTTGTAAGCGTTTTAGACCTGGTTTGCGGCTCTGAGGTGGCTACAAACGCAAAAGAGAGCCTTGAACAGGTTTTGAATACCAACGGAAAGTAA
- a CDS encoding Gfo/Idh/MocA family oxidoreductase — protein sequence MKNIIRIEFIGLNPDSHCASMSHFPVLRSLGDKFTVVGVANSTKDSARRTADALCLSHAFDNVHALVNSPEIDLVVVTVKVPHHLELVTAALEIEHLGKLIADGYVGKVLSTTIVDSGGNWADETIEDLYYLFDKKNGATMLTIPLAHTLAAVKDVLGDFGPLFSRFVSRFDTVKVTETGETRKKTAADQIMIHGTLESGAAVSSHYRGGVSRGTNLLWEINGTKGDIQVTGEIGHAQMIQLTVKGAREVEKELMPLMPAASLYEGWPESVTVRNVARIYSRLYDDIYNGTRTAPSFQDAVILHELIDRIEHAAVA from the coding sequence ATGAAAAATATTATCCGTATCGAATTTATCGGCCTTAACCCGGACAGTCACTGTGCATCCATGTCCCATTTCCCGGTCCTCCGGTCCCTTGGTGACAAATTCACCGTTGTGGGTGTGGCCAACAGCACGAAAGATAGCGCCCGGCGTACCGCAGACGCCCTATGCTTGTCTCATGCCTTTGACAATGTCCATGCACTTGTAAACTCACCAGAAATTGATCTTGTGGTTGTGACGGTAAAGGTTCCCCACCATTTGGAACTTGTGACCGCAGCCCTGGAGATCGAACATCTTGGTAAGCTTATCGCTGACGGATATGTTGGAAAGGTGCTTTCCACCACCATAGTGGACTCCGGCGGGAACTGGGCGGATGAAACCATTGAGGATCTTTACTATCTGTTCGACAAAAAGAACGGGGCGACCATGCTGACCATTCCCCTCGCACATACCCTGGCGGCCGTGAAGGATGTGCTTGGAGACTTCGGTCCGTTGTTCTCACGTTTTGTCAGCCGGTTCGATACGGTAAAGGTTACGGAAACCGGTGAGACCAGGAAAAAAACAGCAGCCGACCAGATCATGATCCACGGCACCTTGGAAAGCGGTGCTGCCGTTTCCAGCCACTACCGCGGCGGCGTCTCAAGGGGAACCAATCTCTTATGGGAGATCAACGGAACTAAGGGTGATATCCAGGTCACCGGCGAAATAGGGCATGCCCAGATGATCCAATTGACGGTGAAGGGAGCCCGGGAGGTGGAAAAGGAACTGATGCCTCTGATGCCGGCAGCCTCCCTCTATGAGGGATGGCCCGAATCGGTTACAGTCAGGAATGTGGCACGGATTTATTCTCGTCTGTATGACGATATCTATAATGGTACGCGCACAGCGCCATCGTTCCAGGATGCCGTGATCCTGCATGAACTGATTGACAGGATTGAACATGCTGCGGTTGCATAA